A window of Elgaria multicarinata webbii isolate HBS135686 ecotype San Diego chromosome 2, rElgMul1.1.pri, whole genome shotgun sequence contains these coding sequences:
- the CCT4 gene encoding T-complex protein 1 subunit delta produces the protein MPENVSTKGSLMSAAAGSRNAGGNRGSYQDRDKPAQIRFSNISAGKAVADAVRTSLGPKGMDKMIQDGKGDVTITNDGATILKQMQVLHPAAKMLVELSKAQDIEAGDGTTSVVVIAGSLLDSCSRLLQKGIHPTIISESFQKALDKGVEVLTSMGQPIELSDRETLLNSATTALSSKVVSQYSSLLSPMSVEAVMKVIDPTTATGVDLRDIKIVKKLGGTIDDCELVEGLVLTQKVASTGVTRVEKAKIGLIQFCLSAPKTDMDNQIVVSDYTQMDRVLREERAYILNLIKQIKKTGCNVLLIQKSILRDALSDLALHFLNKMKIMVIKDIEREDIEFICKTIGTKPVAHIDQFTGDMLGSAELAEEVNLNGSGKLIKITGCSSPGKTVTIVVRGSNKLVIEEAERSIHDALCVIRCLVKKRALIAGGGAPEIELALRLNEYSRTLSGLESYCVRAYGEALEIIPSTLAENAGLNPISTVTELRNRHAQGEKTAGINVRKGGISNILEELVVQPLLVSISALTLATETVRSILKIDDVVNTR, from the exons ATGCCGGAGAACGTGAGCACGAAGGGCTCCCTCATGAGCGCGGCCGCGGGGAGCCGCAATGCCGGCGGGAACCGGGGCTCCTACCAGGACCGGGATAAACCCGCCCAGATTCGCTTCAGCAACATTTCGGCGGGCAAAG CCGTTGCAGATGCTGTTAGGACAAGCCTTGGACCAAAAGGAATGGATAAAATG ATTCAAGATGGCAAAGGAGATGTGACTATCACAAATGATGGTGCAACAATTCTGAAGCAGATGCAGGTTCTTCACCCTGCAGCCAAAATG CTGGTGGAGTTATCCAAAGCGCAAGATATTGAAGCTGGAGATGGCACTACTTCTGTTGTGGTCATTGCAGGTTCTCTTTTGGATTCCTGTTCCAGACTTCTTCAGAAAG GAATTCACCCCACGATTATCTCTGAGTCATTCCAGAAGGCATTGGATAAAGGTGTTGAAGTCCTGACCAGCATGGGGCAGCCTATTGAGCTGAGTGACAGAGAGACCCTGCTGAACAGTGCAACTACTGCACTGAGTTCAAAG GTTGTATCACAGTATTCTAGTCTGCTTTCTCCAATGAGTGTGGAAGCTGTGATGAAGGTGATAGATCCAACTACAGCTACTGGTGTGGATCTTAGAGATATAAAAATTGTGAAAAAGCTTGG GGGAACAATCGATGACTGTGAATTGGTTGAAGGACTGGTCCTCACTCAAAAAGTGGCCAGCACTGGTGTAACTAGAGTGGAAAAGGCTAAGATCGGTCTCATTCAGTTTTGCTTGTCAGCTCCAAAAACAGAT ATGGATAACCAGATTGTTGTTTCTGACTACACTCAAATGGATAGAGTCCTGCGGGAAGAGAGAGCCTACATTCTGAATTTAATTAAGCAAATTAAGAAGACTGGATGTAATGTGCTGCTCATTCAGAAATCTATTCTACG ggatgctctaagCGATCTAGCTCTACATTTCTTGAACAAGATGAAGATCATGGTGATTAAAGATATTGAAAGAGAAGACATTGAATTTATATGTAAG ACCATTGGAACTAAGCCAGTTGCTCATATTGATCAGTTCACTGGTGACATGCTGGGATCTGCTGAGCTGGCAGAAGAGGTCAATTTAAATGGATCTGGAAAGCTAATAAAG ATTACAGGCTGCTCTAGCCCTGGAAAAACTGTAACAATTGTGGTACGTGGCTCCAACAAACTAGTGATTGAAGAGGCTGAGCGTTCAATTCATGACGCTTTGTGTGTCATCCGCTGTTTGGTTAAGAAAAG AGCCCTGATTGCAGGCGGTGGAGCACCAGAAATAGAGTTGGCATTACGCTTGAACGAATATTCTCGCACCTTAAGTGGCTTGGAGTCTTACTGTGTGCGTGCTTATGGAGAGGCCCTGGAAATTATTCCATCTACCCTGGCTGAAAATGCAGGCCTGAATCCTATTTCTACTGTAACAGAGCTGAGAAATAGACATGCACAAGGAGAGAAAACTGCCGGCATTAATGTCAGAAAG GGTGGAATTTCCAATATCTTAGAAGAATTGGTGGTCCAGCCGTTATTGGTATCCATCAGTGCTCTGACCCTAGCTACGGAAACTGTCCGCAGTATTCTTAAGATTGATGATGTG GTAAATACGCGATGA